A stretch of the Polaribacter pacificus genome encodes the following:
- a CDS encoding PorV/PorQ family protein has protein sequence MHNLKQLITLGFLVIILPLTAQNFRNYSNEFLNIGVDAASLGMSKSVVATTNNVNAIYWNPAGLSDVDDYQGSLMHASYFAGIANYNFAAFAMPVDAVSSLGFSIIRFGVDDILNTTELIDGQGNINYDKISLFSAADYAFTIAYSRNIINKNLYLGVNTKIIRRVIGDFADSWGFGFDLGLQFKRKEWQFGLVVRDITTTYNTWSINQEKFDLIKAAIPGENQELPEKVEITKPKIQLGVARKFRLGKNFKLATELDLNMRFAQTNDLISAKNFSIEPTFGLQLDYSNFVFLRAGIGNIQNTTEFDDTSSITFQPNIGLGFVYKGIQIDYALTNIGSVGNALFSNIFSIKFDYAFYR, from the coding sequence ATGCACAACTTGAAACAACTTATTACACTTGGTTTTTTGGTAATTATTTTGCCATTAACTGCTCAAAATTTCAGGAATTACTCCAATGAATTTCTCAATATTGGTGTGGATGCTGCCTCTCTTGGTATGAGTAAATCAGTCGTTGCAACAACAAATAATGTCAACGCTATTTATTGGAACCCTGCTGGTTTATCAGATGTAGATGATTATCAAGGATCACTGATGCATGCTTCGTACTTTGCAGGGATCGCTAATTACAATTTTGCAGCCTTTGCTATGCCGGTAGATGCTGTTAGTAGCTTGGGATTTTCTATTATCCGATTTGGTGTTGATGATATCCTAAATACCACAGAATTGATAGATGGTCAAGGGAATATTAATTATGATAAAATTAGTTTGTTTTCTGCTGCAGATTATGCATTTACCATCGCTTATTCTAGAAACATCATCAATAAGAACTTATACCTAGGCGTCAACACAAAAATAATTAGAAGAGTTATTGGAGATTTTGCAGATTCTTGGGGGTTTGGATTTGACCTTGGCCTTCAATTTAAGCGAAAAGAATGGCAGTTTGGATTGGTTGTTAGAGATATTACCACAACCTATAATACTTGGAGTATTAACCAAGAAAAGTTTGACTTAATTAAAGCAGCAATTCCTGGAGAAAACCAAGAATTACCTGAAAAAGTTGAAATAACAAAACCTAAAATTCAATTGGGAGTAGCCAGAAAATTTAGGCTTGGAAAAAATTTCAAGTTGGCAACAGAATTAGATTTAAATATGCGTTTTGCTCAAACCAATGATTTAATAAGCGCTAAAAACTTTAGTATAGAACCTACTTTCGGGCTACAACTAGATTACTCAAATTTTGTCTTTTTAAGAGCTGGAATCGGTAATATTCAAAATACTACAGAATTTGATGACACGAGCAGCATCACTTTTCAACCCAATATTGGTTTGGGGTTTGTATACAAAGGAATTCAAATAGATTATGCGCTCACCAACATCGGTAGCGTTGGCAATGCGTTGTTTTCAAATATCTTTTCAATAAAATTTGATTATGCCTTTTA
- a CDS encoding YheT family hydrolase, with protein sequence MPVLTSNFNPKLPFRNGHFNTVFRPLFMKEDCVYTRKRLLTWDDDFMDLDFSLVGSNTLALLIHGLEGSSQSKYILSTTNELNAHDIDTVALNLRGCSGEDNLLLSTYHSGKTEDIDFVIEHLLENYQHKNLLLIGFSLGGNLTLKYMGEYAGKISPRIKGAIAVSVPIDIESSEQELDKLKNKLYLEEFLKTMRLKILEKAHKFPDFELDKELLFKAKRFKHVEKLYTVPVFGFDSPEDYWKKASSKPFLLKINQPTLLINAKDDTFLGEACYPFEEANNSDFFFLEVTNFGGHVGFISSFKQSESRWLEKRIYQFIKEHIQIEINKTISKLD encoded by the coding sequence ATGCCTGTACTCACATCAAATTTTAACCCAAAACTTCCTTTTAGAAATGGACATTTCAACACTGTGTTTCGTCCTCTTTTTATGAAAGAAGACTGTGTTTACACTAGGAAACGACTACTAACCTGGGATGATGATTTTATGGATTTGGACTTCTCTCTTGTTGGATCAAATACCTTGGCTCTTCTTATTCACGGTTTAGAAGGAAGTTCTCAATCAAAATATATTTTATCTACTACCAATGAGCTAAATGCACATGATATTGATACTGTTGCTTTAAATTTAAGAGGTTGTAGTGGTGAAGACAATTTGTTATTAAGCACCTATCACAGTGGTAAAACTGAAGATATAGACTTTGTAATTGAGCACCTTTTAGAAAACTATCAACACAAAAACCTTTTGCTTATCGGATTTAGCTTAGGAGGTAACCTCACGTTGAAATACATGGGTGAATATGCAGGTAAGATCTCACCAAGAATAAAAGGAGCTATTGCTGTTTCTGTTCCTATTGATATAGAAAGTTCTGAACAAGAGTTAGACAAGCTAAAAAACAAATTGTATTTAGAAGAATTTCTAAAAACTATGCGATTAAAAATTTTAGAAAAAGCGCATAAATTCCCTGATTTTGAACTTGATAAGGAACTTCTATTTAAAGCTAAAAGGTTTAAACATGTAGAGAAATTGTATACCGTACCTGTCTTTGGTTTTGATAGCCCAGAAGATTACTGGAAAAAGGCAAGCTCAAAACCATTTTTATTAAAAATAAACCAACCTACCCTATTGATAAATGCAAAGGATGATACCTTTTTAGGGGAAGCCTGTTATCCGTTTGAAGAAGCTAATAATTCTGATTTCTTTTTTTTAGAGGTAACAAATTTCGGTGGCCATGTAGGCTTTATCTCTTCATTCAAACAAAGTGAAAGCCGGTGGCTAGAAAAAAGAATCTATCAATTTATAAAAGAACACATCCAAATAGAAATTAATAAAACAATATCTAAGTTAGATTGA
- a CDS encoding CDP-alcohol phosphatidyltransferase family protein has product MQIKKHIPNALTLGNLLAGSMAVISAINGDYETTGLLVMLGIFFDFLDGFVARILGVSGELGKQLDSLADMVTSGVVPGVVMFSLLQENALNTFNGAFEPVKAAAFSTGYLPHIGLLLTLAACYRLAKFNIDTRQSDSFIGMPTPAMSLFVISLPLIVDHSTNEFFINLIEHNYFLIGVTLVLSFLMNAEIPLFSLKFKDYQLKKNLLKYFFLVASLLLIVFLEFVAIPLIILLYVLLSLGSNLAKKSA; this is encoded by the coding sequence ATGCAGATTAAAAAACACATACCAAACGCACTTACTTTAGGGAATTTATTAGCTGGTTCTATGGCTGTTATCTCAGCAATTAATGGAGATTATGAAACAACAGGTCTTCTTGTAATGCTAGGGATTTTCTTTGATTTTTTAGATGGTTTTGTCGCTAGAATACTTGGTGTTTCTGGTGAATTAGGTAAACAACTTGATTCTTTAGCAGATATGGTTACAAGCGGTGTCGTTCCTGGTGTTGTGATGTTTAGTTTATTACAAGAAAACGCATTGAATACATTTAATGGCGCTTTTGAACCTGTTAAAGCAGCTGCGTTTAGTACAGGGTATTTGCCGCATATAGGTTTGCTCTTAACGTTGGCAGCTTGCTATCGCTTGGCTAAATTTAATATTGATACACGTCAATCAGATTCTTTTATAGGGATGCCAACTCCAGCGATGAGTTTGTTTGTTATTTCTTTGCCATTAATCGTAGATCATTCAACTAATGAGTTTTTTATAAATTTGATTGAACACAATTATTTTTTAATTGGAGTTACTTTGGTGTTAAGTTTTTTGATGAATGCAGAAATCCCTTTGTTTTCGCTCAAATTTAAAGACTATCAATTAAAAAAGAACCTGTTAAAATATTTCTTTTTAGTAGCATCTTTACTATTGATTGTCTTTCTAGAGTTTGTAGCAATACCCCTGATTATCTTACTATATGTGTTATTGTCTTTAGGAAGTAATTTAGCAAAGAAATCAGCTTAA